From the genome of Pelosinus fermentans DSM 17108:
TTTAGGCCTCGTGTGGCTGCTATTTTAAATATAACCCCTGATCATTTGGATCGCCATCATTCGCTAGAGAATTATATTGCGATGAAAGAACGTATTTTTGCAAATCAAACAAAAGACGATTATATCGTTCTAAATTATGATGATATAATTGTACGGGAAATGGCGAATAAAGTTCCCTCTAAAGTTTTCTTTTTTAGCAGGAAGGTAGAATTAGATTCAGGAATATTTGTAAAAGATGGAATGATTATTATTAGGTGGCAAGAAAAAACATATATTGTATGTCCAATTAGTAAAATACAACTTAGAGGTGGACATAATATTGAAAATGTTCTCGCTGCTTGCGGTGTTGCCTTCTTTGCAGGTGTTACTTTAATTTCTATGGTGCAGACCTTATTCAATTTTACAGGTGTTGAACATCGAATTGAAAAAGTAACAGTGGTTAATGGTGTGCCTTACTATAATGACTCGAAAGCAACGAATCCTGAGTCATCAATTAAAGCTTTAGAGGCTTTTGAAGAGCCTATCATATTAATTGCAGGCGGACGGGATAAAAATACGGATTTAACTGCTTTTATGAAATTGATCAAAGAAAAGGTGGAGCATTTAATTTTATTAGGTGAGGCTCAAGAGCGATTTGAAGCAGCGGCATTTCAGCATGATGTATCGCAAATCCATAATGTAAATAGTTTGTCTGAAGCTGTACAATTAGCATATCACCTTGCAAAGGAACCGCAAGTCGTGTTATTATCTCCGGCATGTGCCAGTTATGATATGTTTACTAGCTATGAAGAACGGGGAAAAGTATTCAAAAGATTAGTTTATGAATTATAAGAAAATATCATTGGATAATTTTGTTGAGTTGAATGTGAGTGGCATTCAATGATGGGAGGGAATTCCTTTGGCGGTTAGACCTAAGTCGCCGGATTTTATTCTTTTTTTTGCTGTTATTGCATTATTAAGCTTTGGTGTTGTAATGGTGTATAGTTCGAGCGCAGTCTCAGCCTATGTCAACTTTGATGATAGTTATTATTTTTTAAAGAGACAGCTTATTTGGGTAACTCTGGGAATCACGGTAATGCTGGTAACTCTAAATGTGGATTATCATGTATGGCGCAAATTTGCAAAACCTACATTGCTATTAACAATAGTACTTTTAATCTTGGTACTTGTACCTGGATTTGGTAAAGTCGTAAATGGAGCGCGCAGGTGGCTTGGATTTGGTTCCTTATATTTACAACCATCGGAAATTGCCAAACTAAGCATGGTTTTATATTCTTCCGCTAGTTTAGCTCGCAATCAAGAAAAAATAAGCTCATTTATCAAAGGGGTTGTACCTCAATTACTTATCTTATTAGTTATTTTTGGCTTAATTCTAAAAGAGCCTGATCTTGGGACAGCATTAGCAATTGGTGGGACAGTGTTTATATTGTTGTTTACTGCAGGTGCAAGATTATCTCACTTAACCTCTCTAGGTCTTGTTGGTGTTACTGGAATTATTGCAGCCATTATCTTAGAGCCTTATCGTCTAAAACGATTACTGGCTTTTAATGATCCTTGGGCTGATCCTCTCAATACGGGTTATCATATTATCCAATCTCTTTATGCTCTTGGTTCAGGTGGTTTGTTCGGTGTGGGACTTGGACGCAGTAGAGAAAAGTTTTTATATCTGCCAGAGCCTCATACCGATTTTATTTTTGCGATTCTAGGTGAGGAGCTTGGTTTCATTGGTACAGTAACTGTAATTTTATTGTTCTTTTTATTCGCTTGGCGTGGATTTAAAATAGCTATTTCTGCACCAGATATTT
Proteins encoded in this window:
- the murD gene encoding UDP-N-acetylmuramoyl-L-alanine--D-glutamate ligase, producing MHFKGKKILVLGAGISGISVACVLQNRGAQVTLSDSKSAELLKNKDLSAIHQCGVTLALGQQGEELLQDIDYIVLSPGISIEIPLVKIAKAKNITVMSEIEVAYQLCTAPIVAITGTNGKTTTTTLIGEMVKTTDRNVVVGGNIGLALSQEVAEVGENGIVVAEISSFQLEGSIHFRPRVAAILNITPDHLDRHHSLENYIAMKERIFANQTKDDYIVLNYDDIIVREMANKVPSKVFFFSRKVELDSGIFVKDGMIIIRWQEKTYIVCPISKIQLRGGHNIENVLAACGVAFFAGVTLISMVQTLFNFTGVEHRIEKVTVVNGVPYYNDSKATNPESSIKALEAFEEPIILIAGGRDKNTDLTAFMKLIKEKVEHLILLGEAQERFEAAAFQHDVSQIHNVNSLSEAVQLAYHLAKEPQVVLLSPACASYDMFTSYEERGKVFKRLVYEL
- the spoVE gene encoding stage V sporulation protein E; amino-acid sequence: MAVRPKSPDFILFFAVIALLSFGVVMVYSSSAVSAYVNFDDSYYFLKRQLIWVTLGITVMLVTLNVDYHVWRKFAKPTLLLTIVLLILVLVPGFGKVVNGARRWLGFGSLYLQPSEIAKLSMVLYSSASLARNQEKISSFIKGVVPQLLILLVIFGLILKEPDLGTALAIGGTVFILLFTAGARLSHLTSLGLVGVTGIIAAIILEPYRLKRLLAFNDPWADPLNTGYHIIQSLYALGSGGLFGVGLGRSREKFLYLPEPHTDFIFAILGEELGFIGTVTVILLFFLFAWRGFKIAISAPDIYGSLLAAGLTTMIIMQALMNIAVVTASMPVTGIPLPFISFGGSALIFTLLGVGILLNVSRYIHDK